The genomic region ATTTCACCCATCTGCCCTCTCAGAAGTACTTGCCGTGCTTTGTCCAGTGACTCATAACCAacatagcagcagcagctagcgccttttttttttccacaacttAATTACGCTGGCAAAGCTTTATAGTGCAGAGTGCTCCAGGGTCCCTCTCCTGACTCTGCCTGCGGAGTCTTGGCATGGGAAGATCGTCACATGTACGCTACCTACTCGTGGCGACAGCCAAGTGCCGCTGTAGAAGTCACTGGAAGTTGCCTGCTGGAATCGTTTCCTAGCATGCAGCAGTTTATAAAAGCAACATTTACTGTCCTCCCAAGCTGACATTCTTCTGGGTACACCAGAGATCACATTCAGTTCTCCAAAAATACTACTTTCGTcataaaatgttttggtttttattctCATCAAGGAAATTCGTGTCCTGGCATTTCAGCTGCCACCAGAACAGACACTGAACATGGAGAGACCATCCTGGCACTGATCTCGGGGTGCCAAGAAGAACAACAGGACACGCAGCGTGTTTTTTGTTAGAGGTTCTGTGTTAACCCTGTGGATGTCACATGAAATCCAAGTATAGAGAagctttttattgttgttgtgcCTGGATCCTGGAAATCTGAAGCAGCAATGAACTCAGGGATGTTTTAGATGTTTACAAAAATTATGACTAACTCTGAAATTACATTGCTGGACTAATTTAGACTTGCTCTCCATTCAAATGGTTTTGTATATTGTAGAACTGATTAGACAGATGCCCCcaaataaacttttttattgcTGGATAGGACTTTCCTTAATAATTCAGACAGCGATAGTACGGAGGTGAATTTCAGTTAGTGTCAGGTAAATTCAGCTGTCACGTACTATTTAATAGATGGGAGGAGTACCAAAACCAAGCATCCCCATTCAAACAAGCTTAGCAATTTCTGACTACTTTGAGAGTAAAGTCCCATGGCTTGCTCATAAAattcatagaaacatagaatcattaaggctggaaaagaccttcaagatcatctggtccaaccaaaAACCAAAGCTTTGTCAGAGCTACTTAAAGCACAGCTGTCTGAATCCAGTAGCATTTGTGTGGttataataataaacaaaaaaacatttaaaacaaacagttttaataatttctgtatAACAAATAATTAATCAAATAGGCCAAATCCCATGTCGTCATCAGATTCTTCAGattcctccttcttctcttctttcttctcctcagctgaagaagagaagacaaGACAATGgtcagtatttgtatttttgcagaGACTTTTAAGCAACATTTTGGTGTTCTCAGCTTCCACGTTAGTGGTACTTCAGCCTCCACAGTTCACCTTCACAACTGCCATCCCCTTCCAACAGGGAAATACAAACAGTGCAGGGACACAGACACTGATATCAAGGGGATGCCCTTTACACAGTAAAGCCTGTCTGATTTTCAGTTCTAAGACAGAACAAACTTAAGCTGAATAAAAAAGAGCCAACATTTCTCATTGCCCATGGCAAAAATAACCTTTTAGTTCACATTTCAATCACACAGCAAATTGCCAAAGTGGGAAGACCTTGAAATTTGGACTTCAGCACTAGGATTTTAACAGGGAAAAGGGAGCCGCCCTGTAACAACCCCTCTCCATCCATACTcaccagcagcaggggcagcacctgcagcaggagcagcagagacccCTCCAGCAGAGACTGCCACAGCTCCCCCAGCTGGCATGCTGGCAAGCTTGCCATTGCCTGAATGggacagaagagaaaggatTTAAATGCTCATCGTAAGCACAGGCAcgcaagaagaggaaaaaaaatgagtgcaAGAAAAATCAGGTTGCAGATCACAGACCGAATGGTCACTGATAGTGAGAGGAGCATGAAGCTGCACCTGTAAGAAAGTATAAACTAACAAAGAAACCTCACAAAAATAATCCCTAATGAAAGCCTACCCAACATCAGCCCATTAATAAGCTTTGTGCTGTATACAGTCCCCCCCTCAAACACAcaagtagtcttttttttttttttaaagggtacAGAAAACCGAGGGCATGACTGGGGCCATACAGGGGAGAAGACATTTATGGCAAAGAGTACAGCATTTTAACCAAATTTTCCAACACCCTATGAAACCTATTGCGTCTCCTCTGAGATTGGCAAACTCACTTCTGATTTACGCTCGTCTTCAGCACGTTAGCGAGCTCTCTGGCATCTGCTTGTCACATACCAAGGCTCCCTTGGCACTCAGAGGTCACGTACACAGTACATTTGCCTGTATTCCAATTTCTGGGAATCCATTTCTAAATAATTCCTTGTTACTTCAAGCTCTAATAAGCTTGCCAAGTAAACAAACATGTTTCATATACATGTCAATATGTTCTaggaaacaatttattttaagaaaaagcctTACATAAAGAGAGACCTTAAATGTGTTGTAAGCACACGCATAATGGCTCTCTTAGGCCTTCAGACCACACGGACAGAAATGTCCTGTTACCACTCAAAACAGCGACGCCAGGCAAAGCGCTGGCAACCTTTAAGCCAATATATGCCTAAGAGTTCCCTTGTGCCTAAGTATTTGCAAAAATAGAAGTCAATTATATCAAGACCTTTGCGCTACCTCAGCTCTGCGTTATTTTAGCCCTCTGACACAGTCAAGCAATGTTGTAAGTCCCAGCTTCAGTGCGAGCCAGCAGGTAAGAGCAGAATCAGCGCCCAGAGTCCTGCCTTCACAAAAAGGAAGTGCCAGACGTGGGGAGCTCCGGCAGAGAGCCGCGCTGGAGATGCTTGCGTTAATCACTGAGGGTGTAACTGTGCCTTTAAAGTCAATTGGCACTTAATTACATTTAACAGTCTCTTCTTCCTATTTTACGTAATTAGTGTGTAACAAGTGGGTAAACgcaaagaaaatgtattaataaGAGTATGGAAGGAAAGCTAATCCCTTCTTCACTCAGCATGTCCAGAAAACTACGTCACGAGCAAACTACCAGTAAGCTCAGACACATTTAAGTCTTCCAGTTTAATGTGGTCCACAAGCGAAACCCAGCAGGT from Anser cygnoides isolate HZ-2024a breed goose chromosome 5, Taihu_goose_T2T_genome, whole genome shotgun sequence harbors:
- the RPLP2 gene encoding large ribosomal subunit protein P2, with protein sequence MRYVAAYLLAVLGGNEAPTSKDLKKILDSVGIETDDERLNKVISELNGKNIEDVIAQGNGKLASMPAGGAVAVSAGGVSAAPAAGAAPAAAEEKKEEKKEESEESDDDMGFGLFD